The Claveliimonas bilis genome window below encodes:
- the clpX gene encoding ATP-dependent Clp protease ATP-binding subunit ClpX, with the protein MAGRNDDQIRCSFCNKTQSQVRKLIAGPGGVYICDECIDVCAEIMEEEFEYENTRNINPFDDINLLKPEEIKAFLDEYVIGQEEAKKVLSVAVYNHYKRIMAEKDPSVELKKSNILMLGPTGCGKTLLAQTLAKILNVPFAIADATALTEAGYVGEDVENILLKIIQAADGDIERAEYGIIYIDEIDKITRKSENPSITRDVSGEGVQQALLKIIEGTVASVPPQGGRKHPHQELLQIDTTNILFICGGAFEGLEKIVEKRIDQKSIGFNAEIAEKHEDDIDRLLKQVLPQDLVKFGLIPELVGRVPVTVSLEMLDRNALIRILTEPKSAIVKQYQKMLELDGVELTFDRDALEAIADISLKRKTGARGLRAIMENIMMDTMYHAPSDETLKACRITKAAVDGTGTPICEHDHLQIESA; encoded by the coding sequence ATGGCAGGAAGAAACGACGATCAGATCAGATGTTCATTCTGCAATAAAACGCAGTCACAGGTCCGCAAGCTTATTGCCGGTCCGGGCGGCGTCTATATCTGTGATGAATGCATTGATGTATGTGCAGAGATCATGGAAGAAGAGTTTGAATATGAAAATACCAGAAATATCAACCCTTTTGATGATATCAATCTTCTGAAGCCGGAGGAGATCAAAGCTTTTCTTGACGAATATGTGATCGGACAGGAAGAGGCGAAAAAGGTGTTGTCTGTTGCAGTATATAATCATTATAAACGTATTATGGCAGAGAAGGATCCGTCCGTTGAGCTGAAGAAGAGCAATATTCTGATGCTGGGACCGACAGGATGCGGAAAGACGCTTCTGGCCCAGACACTTGCCAAAATTCTCAATGTTCCTTTTGCCATTGCAGACGCGACGGCGCTTACCGAGGCCGGATATGTGGGAGAAGATGTGGAAAACATTCTCCTTAAGATCATTCAGGCAGCAGACGGAGATATTGAGAGGGCGGAATACGGGATCATTTATATTGATGAGATCGATAAGATCACAAGAAAATCAGAAAATCCCTCCATTACCCGTGACGTTTCAGGCGAGGGAGTTCAGCAGGCACTTCTGAAGATCATAGAGGGGACGGTTGCAAGCGTGCCCCCACAGGGAGGCAGAAAGCATCCTCATCAGGAACTTTTACAGATTGATACAACAAATATCCTTTTCATATGCGGCGGGGCTTTTGAGGGCCTGGAGAAGATCGTGGAGAAAAGGATTGATCAGAAATCCATTGGATTTAATGCGGAGATTGCGGAAAAACACGAAGATGATATTGACCGCCTGCTGAAGCAGGTGCTTCCGCAGGATCTGGTAAAATTCGGGCTCATTCCTGAACTGGTGGGACGTGTTCCGGTAACAGTATCTCTGGAAATGCTGGACCGCAATGCGCTGATCCGCATTCTGACAGAGCCGAAGAGTGCGATTGTAAAACAGTACCAGAAAATGCTGGAACTGGATGGCGTGGAGCTTACCTTTGACAGGGATGCGCTGGAAGCAATTGCGGATATCTCGCTGAAGAGAAAGACCGGAGCGAGAGGACTCCGTGCAATTATGGAGAATATCATGATGGATACTATGTATCATGCCCCATCAGATGAGACGCTGAAAGCTTGCCGTATTACGAAAGCAGCCGTAGATGGAACAGGTACTCCTATCTGCGAACATGATCATTTACAAATAGAAAGTGCATAA
- the clpP gene encoding ATP-dependent Clp endopeptidase proteolytic subunit ClpP yields MSLVPYVIEQTSRGERSYDIYSRLLKDRIIFLGEEVTDVSASVIVAQLMFLEAEDPEKDIHLYINSPGGSVTAGMAIYDTMQYIKCDVCTYCIGMAASMGSFLLAGGAKGKRFALPHAEIMIHQPSGGAQGQATEIQIAAEHILKTRENLNQILAENTGQPIEVIRVDTERDNFMSAEEAKAYGLVDEIIASRK; encoded by the coding sequence ATGAGCTTAGTACCTTATGTCATTGAACAGACCAGCCGTGGAGAGCGTTCCTACGACATTTATTCCAGATTGCTGAAAGACAGGATCATCTTCCTTGGGGAAGAGGTGACAGATGTATCTGCAAGTGTGATCGTTGCGCAGCTTATGTTTCTGGAAGCAGAGGATCCGGAGAAAGATATCCATTTGTATATCAACAGTCCGGGCGGTTCTGTTACAGCAGGAATGGCAATTTATGATACAATGCAGTACATCAAATGCGATGTGTGCACATATTGCATTGGTATGGCGGCAAGTATGGGTTCTTTTCTCCTTGCAGGAGGCGCAAAGGGAAAAAGATTTGCCCTGCCTCATGCGGAAATTATGATTCATCAGCCGTCTGGCGGAGCACAGGGCCAGGCGACAGAAATCCAGATTGCAGCGGAGCATATTTTAAAAACCCGTGAAAATCTGAATCAGATCCTGGCAGAGAATACAGGACAGCCGATTGAAGTCATCCGTGTGGACACAGAGAGGGATAATTTTATGTCCGCAGAGGAGGCAAAGGCATATGGGCTGGTAGATGAAATTATCGCAAGCCGTAAATAG
- the tig gene encoding trigger factor produces the protein MSLQVEKLEKNMAKLTIEVSADDLEKALQSAYNRQKSKISIPGFRKGKVPRQMVEKMYGAEIFYDDAANALLPKAYSEAYDECGLDIVSQPKIDIVQIEKGKPFIFTAEVATKPEVTLGEYKGLKVDKVSNRVTQKEIDAKLQEEAEKNARTITVEDRPVQDGDEVILDFEGFVDGEAFEGGKGENYPLTIGSGSFIPGFEEQLIGVESGKETEVNVTFPEDYHAEDLKGKAAVFKCTIHEIKAKELPEIDDEFAAEVSEFDTLDEYKADIKAKIKEQKEKEGKSKQEDQAVEQAIANASMEIPDAMIDTQARQMLDDFSQRMAQQGLTIEQYYQFTGSSAEKMMEDLKPQAVKRIQTRLVLEAIAKAENIEISDEKLDEEIAKMAEAYKMEADKLKEYMGEAEKKQMKEDMAVQEAVTFLVENAVTE, from the coding sequence ATGAGTTTACAGGTAGAGAAACTGGAAAAAAACATGGCGAAACTTACAATTGAAGTTTCTGCAGATGATTTAGAAAAAGCGCTTCAGAGTGCGTATAACAGACAGAAATCCAAGATCAGCATCCCGGGATTCCGGAAAGGAAAAGTACCGCGCCAGATGGTAGAGAAAATGTATGGCGCAGAGATTTTCTACGATGACGCTGCAAATGCCCTTCTTCCAAAGGCTTATTCTGAAGCCTATGACGAGTGTGGTCTGGATATTGTTTCCCAGCCGAAGATTGACATTGTACAGATCGAAAAAGGAAAACCGTTTATTTTTACAGCGGAAGTGGCAACAAAGCCGGAGGTAACTCTTGGAGAGTATAAAGGGCTGAAGGTTGATAAGGTTTCCAACCGCGTGACACAGAAGGAAATTGATGCAAAACTGCAGGAAGAGGCAGAGAAAAACGCAAGAACAATTACAGTAGAAGACCGTCCGGTACAGGACGGAGACGAAGTAATCCTGGATTTTGAAGGATTTGTTGACGGAGAAGCGTTTGAGGGAGGAAAAGGAGAAAATTATCCTCTGACAATCGGATCCGGTTCCTTTATTCCGGGATTTGAGGAGCAGCTTATCGGAGTAGAATCCGGCAAGGAGACAGAAGTCAATGTAACATTCCCGGAGGACTACCATGCAGAAGATCTGAAGGGAAAGGCTGCTGTATTCAAATGCACGATTCATGAGATCAAGGCAAAAGAGCTGCCGGAGATCGATGATGAATTTGCAGCAGAAGTTTCCGAATTTGATACATTAGATGAATATAAGGCTGATATCAAAGCAAAGATCAAAGAACAGAAGGAAAAGGAAGGAAAATCCAAACAGGAAGATCAGGCTGTAGAACAGGCTATTGCAAATGCTTCCATGGAGATTCCGGATGCGATGATCGATACACAGGCAAGACAGATGCTGGATGATTTCTCACAGAGAATGGCACAGCAGGGACTTACCATCGAGCAGTACTATCAGTTTACAGGATCAAGCGCAGAGAAGATGATGGAAGATCTGAAGCCGCAGGCAGTAAAACGGATCCAGACACGTCTTGTTCTGGAAGCAATTGCGAAAGCAGAGAATATTGAGATCAGCGATGAAAAGCTGGACGAAGAGATTGCAAAAATGGCGGAAGCCTATAAGATGGAAGCTGACAAGCTGAAAGAATACATGGGCGAAGCAGAAAAGAAACAGATGAAAGAAGATATGGCTGTACAGGAGGCAGTAACCTTCCTGGTAGAAAACGCAGTGACAGAATAA
- a CDS encoding DJ-1 family glyoxalase III, which translates to MKKAAVLLADGFEEIEALTAVDLLRRARIYVDTVSISDDYMVHGAHGINVQTEDLFEEVNFAEFDMIILPGGMPGTKNLEEHKGVLRVVKDFHENGKYIGAICAAPGILGAMGILKGKRAACYPSVEERLSGAVIMKVPVIQDGNIITSRGMGTAIDFALKLIEVLTDKLKAEEIADSIIYLK; encoded by the coding sequence ATGAAAAAAGCGGCGGTGTTACTGGCGGATGGTTTTGAGGAAATTGAAGCGCTCACAGCAGTAGATTTGCTTCGGCGTGCAAGGATATATGTGGATACCGTATCCATTTCAGACGACTATATGGTCCATGGAGCTCATGGCATCAATGTGCAGACAGAAGATCTGTTCGAGGAAGTAAACTTCGCTGAATTTGACATGATCATTCTGCCCGGGGGAATGCCGGGAACAAAGAACCTGGAAGAGCATAAGGGAGTACTAAGAGTAGTAAAGGATTTCCACGAAAATGGAAAATATATAGGGGCGATATGTGCCGCACCGGGAATACTGGGCGCAATGGGCATTTTGAAAGGAAAGAGAGCTGCCTGCTATCCGTCGGTGGAAGAGAGACTTTCCGGGGCTGTTATCATGAAAGTTCCGGTTATTCAGGATGGAAATATCATCACCAGCCGGGGTATGGGAACAGCGATTGATTTCGCTTTGAAGCTGATCGAGGTTCTTACAGATAAACTGAAGGCGGAGGAGATAGCGGACTCCATTATTTATCTAAAATAG
- a CDS encoding CYTH domain-containing protein, giving the protein MEIEKKYLIPEIPSDLNIIKTRRIEQGYLCTDPVVRIRRDDDSFFLTYKSKGLMVREEYNLPLTSSAYEHLRSKIDGRLIRKFRHVIPIDNNLFIELDVFQDDLSPLILAEVEFPSEEIAENFQPPSWFGEDVTFSSLYHNSTLSKTEK; this is encoded by the coding sequence ATGGAAATCGAGAAAAAATATCTGATCCCGGAAATTCCGTCTGATCTGAATATCATAAAAACGAGGCGCATTGAGCAGGGATACCTTTGCACGGATCCCGTTGTACGCATCCGCCGGGATGATGACAGTTTCTTCCTCACCTATAAATCAAAAGGCCTCATGGTGCGGGAGGAATACAATCTTCCTCTCACTTCCAGTGCCTATGAACATCTGCGGTCAAAAATCGACGGAAGGCTCATTCGTAAATTCCGCCATGTCATTCCTATAGACAACAACCTTTTCATAGAACTGGATGTCTTTCAGGATGACCTTTCCCCTCTCATTCTGGCCGAAGTAGAATTTCCTTCCGAGGAAATAGCAGAAAACTTCCAGCCGCCGTCCTGGTTCGGTGAGGATGTCACTTTTTCCTCTCTTTACCACAACAGTACCTTAAGCAAAACAGAAAAATAA
- a CDS encoding helix-turn-helix transcriptional regulator — MPNIQLARNLKYLRLAYGLTQDDLGAFLNISRQAYSNYENLKRSPDLDSLIRLASLYHLSLDDLVSRELSSFMESDHSVQIQEDKNFFRLGVDRATENRIYLTKEETEFISKFRTLAPEDRQIALGFIDSRSKKV, encoded by the coding sequence ATGCCCAACATTCAACTTGCACGAAATCTCAAATATCTGCGTTTAGCGTACGGGCTCACCCAGGACGATCTGGGTGCTTTTCTCAATATCTCCAGACAGGCTTATTCCAACTATGAAAATCTGAAACGTTCGCCGGATCTGGATTCCCTGATCCGTCTTGCAAGCCTGTATCACCTCTCTCTTGATGACCTTGTCAGCAGAGAGCTCTCTTCCTTCATGGAGTCAGACCATTCTGTACAGATCCAGGAAGATAAGAATTTCTTCCGTCTTGGCGTTGACCGGGCAACAGAGAACAGGATTTATCTGACAAAAGAAGAAACGGAATTTATTTCTAAATTCCGCACCCTTGCTCCTGAAGACCGGCAGATCGCTCTCGGCTTCATAGATTCACGTTCTAAAAAAGTCTGA
- a CDS encoding aspartate kinase, whose product MLIVKKFGGSSVADRERIYNVAKRCIEDYRKGHDVVVVLSAMGDTTDDLIALAQSINPEPKKRELDMLMTTGEQVSVSLMAMAMHAMDVPAVSLNAFQVKMNSTSRYGNARFKSIDKKRILHELDSRKIVIVTGFQGVNKYEDITTLGRGGSDTTAVALAAVLNADLCEIYTDVDGVYTADPRVVKNARKLEAITYDEMLELATCGAKVLHNRSVEMAKKYGVELVVRSSLNRSEGTIIKETVKMEKMLITGVAGDKNTARISVMGVEDKPGIAFRIFNTLAKNNINVDIILQSVGREGTKDISFTVAQDELKRALEILEEHKEALTIQEISYNEKVAKISVVGAGMMTNPGVAAKMFESLYNSRINISMISTSEIRITVLIDEKDIDEAMNAVHDGFALALVE is encoded by the coding sequence ATGTTAATTGTAAAGAAGTTCGGCGGTTCGTCCGTCGCAGACAGAGAAAGGATATATAATGTGGCAAAACGCTGCATTGAGGACTACAGGAAGGGGCATGATGTGGTAGTTGTACTCTCGGCCATGGGAGACACCACAGATGATCTGATCGCCCTTGCCCAGTCCATTAATCCGGAACCGAAAAAAAGAGAGCTTGACATGCTTATGACAACAGGAGAGCAGGTGTCTGTTTCTCTGATGGCAATGGCTATGCATGCAATGGACGTTCCGGCGGTTTCACTGAATGCATTTCAGGTAAAAATGAATTCCACTTCCCGTTATGGAAATGCCAGGTTTAAGTCTATAGACAAAAAGAGGATCCTGCATGAGCTGGATTCCCGGAAAATCGTAATTGTGACAGGATTCCAGGGAGTGAACAAATACGAAGATATTACCACGCTGGGAAGGGGAGGTTCTGATACAACAGCGGTTGCCCTGGCAGCAGTCCTCAACGCAGACCTGTGTGAGATTTATACCGATGTGGACGGAGTCTATACGGCAGACCCCAGGGTGGTGAAAAATGCAAGGAAGCTGGAGGCGATCACTTATGATGAGATGCTGGAGCTTGCTACATGCGGAGCAAAGGTTCTGCATAACCGTTCTGTGGAAATGGCGAAAAAATACGGGGTTGAACTGGTAGTAAGGTCCAGTCTGAACCGCAGTGAAGGAACAATTATTAAGGAGACAGTAAAGATGGAAAAAATGTTGATTACAGGCGTAGCCGGTGACAAAAATACTGCAAGGATCTCGGTGATGGGAGTAGAAGATAAGCCGGGGATCGCATTCCGGATCTTCAATACACTTGCGAAAAACAATATTAATGTGGATATCATTCTGCAGTCTGTAGGGAGAGAGGGGACAAAAGATATTTCCTTTACAGTTGCCCAGGATGAGTTGAAACGTGCTCTGGAAATTCTGGAAGAACACAAAGAAGCGCTGACTATTCAGGAGATCAGCTATAATGAAAAAGTTGCGAAGATTTCTGTAGTAGGTGCGGGAATGATGACGAATCCGGGAGTTGCCGCGAAGATGTTCGAATCTCTTTACAATTCCCGAATTAATATCAGTATGATCTCAACTTCAGAGATCAGAATTACCGTTCTGATCGATGAGAAGGATATTGACGAAGCTATGAATGCGGTTCATGACGGATTTGCTCTTGCGCTTGTGGAGTAA
- a CDS encoding cofactor-independent phosphoglycerate mutase has translation MKYIVVLSDGMAGRPLEELNGKTTLEAADTPVMDRLAKTAEIGTAAMVPSGMAPGSDTANLSVLGYDPDIYYTGRSPLEALSIGVNMEKTDVSFRCNLVTLTEEEPYEDKKILDHSSGEISTKDAGILLDALREGLKKEGYEFFRGTSYRHLLIWKRGQVLDLTPPHDILTKRIGEYLPKDPVLRKMMEKSYDILSGHPINQERCRQGLHPANSAWFWGAGTRPSLTSFYEKTGKRGVMISAVDLLKGLAVGAQMDNVVVEGANGGLHTNYEGKADAAVNALTKDGYDFAYVHVEAPDEMGHQGDTKAKIEAIENVDKRVLGRIVEGMERSGEDFRIMILPDHPTPIEVRTHTGDAVPYLIYDSRETAGGIHTYSERAAADSAFVWPEGYRLMAHFLELD, from the coding sequence ATGAAATATATTGTTGTTTTGAGTGATGGAATGGCCGGCAGACCTCTTGAGGAGCTGAATGGAAAGACGACATTGGAAGCAGCCGATACTCCGGTGATGGATCGTCTGGCAAAAACTGCAGAGATCGGAACTGCAGCCATGGTTCCTTCCGGAATGGCTCCGGGCAGTGATACGGCGAATCTGTCCGTCCTGGGATATGACCCAGACATATATTACACTGGAAGATCTCCCCTGGAAGCTTTAAGTATCGGTGTCAATATGGAGAAGACAGATGTTTCGTTCCGATGTAATCTGGTGACTCTCACAGAAGAAGAGCCTTATGAGGATAAGAAAATCCTGGATCACAGTTCCGGTGAGATCAGTACCAAGGATGCGGGAATCCTTCTGGATGCTCTGCGGGAAGGACTGAAAAAGGAAGGGTATGAATTTTTCCGGGGAACAAGTTACCGGCATCTTCTGATCTGGAAACGGGGGCAGGTCTTGGATCTTACGCCGCCCCATGATATCCTTACAAAGCGGATTGGAGAATATCTTCCCAAGGATCCGGTTCTGCGTAAGATGATGGAGAAAAGTTACGATATTTTATCCGGGCACCCAATCAATCAGGAAAGATGTAGGCAGGGATTGCATCCGGCCAATTCTGCCTGGTTCTGGGGAGCCGGGACCCGCCCGTCTCTGACGTCCTTTTATGAAAAGACAGGAAAAAGAGGCGTGATGATATCGGCGGTCGATCTGCTGAAAGGCCTTGCTGTAGGGGCGCAGATGGATAACGTTGTTGTAGAGGGGGCCAATGGAGGGCTTCACACCAACTATGAAGGCAAAGCAGATGCGGCGGTCAATGCTCTGACAAAAGACGGCTATGATTTTGCCTATGTCCATGTGGAAGCGCCTGACGAGATGGGGCATCAGGGAGATACAAAGGCGAAGATAGAAGCGATTGAAAATGTAGACAAAAGAGTGCTGGGAAGAATTGTGGAGGGAATGGAAAGATCCGGAGAGGATTTCCGTATTATGATCCTTCCCGATCATCCGACGCCGATCGAGGTACGTACCCATACAGGAGACGCAGTTCCGTACCTGATCTATGACAGCCGGGAAACAGCCGGGGGCATTCATACATACAGTGAGAGGGCGGCAGCGGACAGCGCGTTTGTCTGGCCGGAAGGATACCGGCTGATGGCACATTTTCTGGAGCTGGATTAA
- a CDS encoding homoserine dehydrogenase: protein MIKIAVLGYGTVGSGVVEVIRTNEKVIDQRVGEELRIKYVLDLRDFPGDPVQDIITHNFEDILKDEEVKIVVEVMGGIEPAYTFVRQSLEAGKSVATSNKALVAKHGASLLKLAKEKNVNFLFEASVGGGIPILRPLHSSLTGDVIEEITGILNGTTNYMLTKMFYEGADYEEVLKEAQDNGYAERNPEADVEGYDACRKIAILSSIISGQQVDFEDIYCEGITKITVEDMKYAKAMGMTIKLLASCKRDGEKLNAMVAPFLLHREHPLFSINGVFNSIFVHGNMLGDAMFYGSGAGKLPTASAVVGDIVEEAKHLNRNLGVGWSEEKLALEDKKDVKRRFFVRMKGKKEDFEEKLTEEFGMLQYAKAEGVEGEFGFLTPVMPEGEYEKKAETFRDSILGMIRVEE, encoded by the coding sequence ATGATAAAGATAGCAGTACTGGGATACGGGACAGTAGGTTCCGGAGTAGTGGAAGTAATCCGTACAAATGAAAAAGTGATTGACCAGAGAGTCGGAGAAGAGCTTCGGATCAAATATGTTCTGGATCTTAGAGATTTTCCCGGTGATCCGGTACAGGATATCATTACCCACAATTTTGAAGATATCCTTAAGGATGAGGAAGTGAAGATCGTTGTAGAAGTGATGGGAGGCATTGAGCCGGCATATACATTTGTAAGGCAGAGCCTGGAAGCGGGAAAAAGCGTTGCTACCTCCAATAAAGCCCTGGTGGCAAAACACGGAGCTTCTCTTCTGAAACTTGCCAAAGAAAAAAATGTAAACTTCCTGTTTGAGGCCAGTGTGGGAGGAGGAATCCCGATCCTGCGTCCGCTTCACTCGTCTCTGACCGGAGATGTCATCGAGGAGATTACAGGAATCCTTAACGGAACAACAAACTATATGTTGACGAAAATGTTCTATGAGGGAGCAGATTACGAAGAAGTGTTGAAGGAAGCGCAGGATAACGGCTATGCGGAGCGCAATCCGGAGGCAGATGTGGAAGGCTACGATGCCTGCCGTAAAATTGCGATCCTTTCTTCGATCATATCCGGACAGCAGGTTGATTTTGAAGATATTTACTGTGAGGGAATTACAAAGATCACAGTAGAAGATATGAAGTATGCAAAAGCGATGGGAATGACCATTAAGCTTCTTGCCTCCTGCAAGAGAGACGGAGAGAAGTTAAACGCTATGGTGGCGCCTTTCCTCCTTCACAGAGAGCATCCGCTTTTTTCTATCAACGGAGTGTTTAATTCTATCTTTGTTCATGGAAATATGCTGGGCGACGCCATGTTTTACGGAAGCGGTGCAGGGAAACTGCCGACTGCCAGCGCGGTAGTGGGAGACATTGTGGAGGAAGCAAAACACCTGAACCGAAACCTGGGCGTAGGCTGGAGCGAAGAGAAGCTTGCACTGGAAGATAAAAAAGATGTAAAACGCCGTTTCTTCGTACGTATGAAAGGGAAAAAAGAAGACTTTGAAGAAAAGCTGACAGAGGAATTTGGTATGCTTCAATATGCGAAGGCAGAGGGAGTGGAAGGAGAATTTGGCTTTCTGACCCCGGTCATGCCGGAAGGAGAATACGAGAAAAAAGCGGAAACGTTCCGGGACAGTATTCTCGGAATGATCCGAGTGGAAGAGTAA
- the prfB gene encoding peptide chain release factor 2 (programmed frameshift), protein MVELDQYKSIISSYEEPLAGMRDSLDISGKEKRVEELERKLEEPGFWDDAEHSQKIMKELKELKDQLDTMKHLQGTWEDIQVLIEMAHEENDESMVEEIEKEISQFEEAFESLRIQTLLSGEYDACNAIVTLHAGAGGTESCDWTSMLYRMYTRWAERKGFSIQVLDYLDGDIAGIKNVTFEVNGTNAYGYLKSEKGVHRLVRISPFNSAGKRQTSFASCDVIPDMEDNTGDIEVPEDELKIDTYRASGAGGQHVNKTSSAIRITHLPTGIVVQCQNERSQHHNKDKAMQMLKAKLKLLKEQEQAEKVSDIRGEIKEIGFGNQIRSYVMQPYTLVKDHRTGEESGNVTAVLDGALDPFMNAYLSSQNQ, encoded by the exons GTGGTCGAGCTGGATCAGTATAAAAGCATTATCAGCTCCTATGAAGAACCTCTTGCCGGAATGAGGGATTCACTT GACATCTCCGGCAAGGAAAAACGGGTAGAAGAACTGGAGCGAAAGCTGGAGGAACCAGGTTTCTGGGATGATGCAGAGCATTCACAGAAAATTATGAAAGAATTAAAAGAGCTGAAAGATCAGCTGGATACCATGAAACATCTGCAGGGAACATGGGAAGACATCCAGGTTCTGATCGAAATGGCTCATGAAGAAAATGATGAGTCCATGGTGGAGGAGATCGAAAAGGAAATCTCACAGTTTGAGGAAGCTTTTGAATCTCTTAGGATACAGACGCTGCTCTCGGGAGAATATGACGCATGCAATGCCATTGTGACTCTGCATGCCGGTGCCGGCGGGACGGAGTCCTGCGACTGGACCAGCATGCTTTACCGGATGTATACAAGATGGGCAGAAAGGAAAGGATTTTCCATACAGGTACTGGACTATCTGGACGGAGATATTGCAGGTATTAAAAATGTCACCTTTGAGGTGAATGGAACCAATGCTTATGGTTATTTGAAGTCGGAAAAAGGCGTGCACCGCCTTGTCAGGATCTCGCCTTTCAATTCTGCCGGAAAGCGCCAGACATCTTTTGCATCCTGTGATGTGATCCCGGACATGGAAGATAATACGGGTGATATTGAAGTGCCGGAGGATGAGCTGAAGATCGATACCTACCGTGCCAGCGGTGCGGGAGGTCAGCATGTCAATAAGACATCTTCGGCTATCCGTATTACCCACCTGCCTACAGGGATCGTGGTGCAGTGCCAGAATGAGAGGTCGCAGCATCACAACAAGGATAAAGCCATGCAGATGCTGAAAGCCAAGCTGAAACTTCTGAAGGAACAGGAGCAGGCGGAAAAGGTGTCGGATATCCGCGGTGAGATAAAGGAAATTGGATTTGGAAATCAGATCCGTTCTTATGTGATGCAGCCTTATACGCTGGTGAAAGATCACAGAACAGGAGAAGAGAGCGGAAATGTGACTGCTGTGTTGGACGGTGCATTGGATCCTTTTATGAATGCATATCTTAGCAGTCAGAACCAATAG